The sequence below is a genomic window from Sorangiineae bacterium MSr12523.
TGCCCGGCGCGCCGGGGACAGACCTCATCGAGCGCGCGGGCGCGACGCCCGTTCTGGTCATGACCAGCTACGCGACGGTGAAGTCGGCGGTGGAGGCGATGAAGCTCGGCGCGGCGGACTACGTGGCCAAGCCCTTCGATCACGACGAGCTGCTCCTGCTGGTCGACCGCCTGCTCGCGCAGGGGCGCCTGCAACGGCAGGTCGCCGCCCTTCGCAGCGATGTGGAGCGCAGCTTCCCGGTCTCGGGGATGATCGGACGCAGCCCCGGCATGCAGGACGTGTTCGCGCGCATCACCAAGGTCGCCCCCACCGACGCGACGGTGCTCATTCGCGGCGAGTCGGGCACCGGCAAGGAGCTCGTCGCCCGCGCCATCCACGAGCAGAGCCCACGCCGCGACGCGCCCATCGTGGCGGTGAACTGCGCCGCCATCCCCGAGGGCCTCATCGAATCGGAGCTGTTCGGGCACGAGAAGGGCGCGTTCACCGGCGCCGCCGGCACCCACACCGGCCTGGTCGAGGCTGCCGCCGGCGGCACGCTGTTCCTGGACGAGATCGGGGAGCTGCCCGCGGCCGCACAAGCGCGCCTCCTGCGTGCACTGCAGGAGGGCGAGGTCCGTCGCGTCGGCGCGACCCGCACCCGACGCATCGACGTGCGCATCATCGCAGCCACCCACCGCGACTTGCCCCAGATGGTGCAGGCCGGCCAGTTCCGTCAGGATCTCTACTTCCGGCTGCGCGTGGTCGACATCCTCCTGCCGCCGCTGCGCGACCGCGGCGAGGACATCGACGATCTGGCCCAGCATCTGCTCGATCAGGCCATGCGGCGGCTCGGCAAGGCCGGGCTCTCGTTCACGGCCCCCGCGCTGAGCGCCATCCACGACTACCACTGGCCAGGCAACGTGCGCGAACTCGACAACGCGATCGAACGCGCGGTCATTCTCTGCGACACGGGCCGGATCACCCCTGAGCTGCTCGCGCTCGACGAGCCAGGCACCTTCGCCGACAGCGCAAGCCCAAGCGAAGACCCGATCCAGACGCCCGAGGAGAGTGCGATTCTCCCGAACGGTGGCGAGACCCTCGAGGATTACTTCCGTCGTTTCGTGGTCGAGCACCAGGACCGTATGTCCGAGACCGAGCTCGCGCGCCGTTTGGGCATCAGCCGCAAAGCACTTTGGGAACGACGCTCCCGCCTGGGCATCCCACGCTCGCGCCCGGCGTGACGGGAGGTGACATTCCCCGCGCGCAGTGTTTCGAGAAGTGACCCCTCCATTGTAAGTCCCAAGTAGTTTCGCCTAGTTAGCGCGAGCACGTGGCTTGCTCTTAGCCCTCGCATGCGCACGGGATTGACCTTCCACAACAAGAGGTCGCTCCAAACCGACTGCGACGTGGTGCGGTCCGGTCAGCGCCTGGTGCTGGACGAGCATTATGTGCTCGAGCAGCGTCTCGGGCGCGGAGGAATGGGCGACGTCTGGGCAGCGCACCGCGAACGCGATGGCCAGCCGGTGGCCATCAAGATCCTCCACCCTCACCTCTTGGATCTCGTGGGGCGTGTCGAGCGCGAGGCCGAAGTGCTGATGCGACTGCCCGAGGGCTGCGCGCCCTCCCTGTTCGCGTACGGGTGCAGCGAGAACGGCGAGATTTGTCTGGTAATGGAGCGGCTCTACGGCGAAGACCTGGCGCGGCGACTGACCCGCCCGCACGTGATGCCGGTCTGGGAGGCGCTGACGAT
It includes:
- a CDS encoding sigma-54 dependent transcriptional regulator, with translation MSRILVVEDEPIIRGEIHRLLARHGHDVSEAGSVAEVTTERDLDAFDLVITDLRLPGAPGTDLIERAGATPVLVMTSYATVKSAVEAMKLGAADYVAKPFDHDELLLLVDRLLAQGRLQRQVAALRSDVERSFPVSGMIGRSPGMQDVFARITKVAPTDATVLIRGESGTGKELVARAIHEQSPRRDAPIVAVNCAAIPEGLIESELFGHEKGAFTGAAGTHTGLVEAAAGGTLFLDEIGELPAAAQARLLRALQEGEVRRVGATRTRRIDVRIIAATHRDLPQMVQAGQFRQDLYFRLRVVDILLPPLRDRGEDIDDLAQHLLDQAMRRLGKAGLSFTAPALSAIHDYHWPGNVRELDNAIERAVILCDTGRITPELLALDEPGTFADSASPSEDPIQTPEESAILPNGGETLEDYFRRFVVEHQDRMSETELARRLGISRKALWERRSRLGIPRSRPA